The Streptomyces camelliae genome window below encodes:
- the lysA gene encoding diaminopimelate decarboxylase: protein MSRSAHPAGPRHADVLSEGHYSAPPADLNVLDPKVWAQTVTRDADGVVTVGGVDVNRLAEQFGTPAYILDEADFRARARAWRGAFGPDADVFYAGKAFLSRAVVRWLEQEGLNLDVCSGGELATALSAGMPAERIAFHGNNKSKDEIRRAIEAGVGRIVLDSFQEIVRVAHIAQSLGKRQKVQIRITVGVEAHTHEFIATAHEDQKFGIPLAGGQAAEAVRRALQLDGLELIGIHSHIGSQIFDMSGFEVAAHRVVGLLKDIRDEHGVELPEIDLGGGLGIAYTSDDDPREPHEIAKSLTEIVTRECDAARLRTPRISVEPGRAIVGPTAFTLYEVGTVKPLDGLRTYVSVDGGMSDNIRTALYDAEYSVALVSRTSDAEPMLARVVGKHCESGDIVVKDAFLPADLAPGDLIAVPATGAYCRSMASNYNHVLRPPVVAVKDGDARVIVRRETEEDLLRLDVG from the coding sequence ATGAGCCGTTCCGCCCACCCCGCCGGGCCCCGTCACGCCGACGTCCTGTCCGAGGGGCACTACTCCGCGCCGCCCGCCGATCTCAACGTCCTCGACCCCAAGGTCTGGGCCCAGACCGTCACGCGGGACGCCGACGGGGTCGTCACCGTCGGCGGTGTCGACGTCAACCGGCTCGCCGAGCAGTTCGGCACGCCCGCCTACATCCTCGACGAGGCCGACTTCCGGGCCCGCGCGCGTGCCTGGCGCGGTGCCTTCGGGCCCGACGCCGATGTGTTCTACGCCGGCAAGGCGTTCCTCTCCCGTGCCGTCGTCCGGTGGCTGGAGCAGGAGGGGCTGAATCTGGACGTCTGCTCCGGGGGCGAGCTGGCCACCGCTCTGTCCGCCGGGATGCCCGCCGAGCGCATCGCCTTCCACGGCAACAACAAGTCCAAGGACGAGATCCGCCGCGCCATAGAGGCCGGTGTCGGGCGGATCGTGCTCGACTCCTTCCAGGAGATCGTGCGGGTCGCCCACATCGCGCAGTCCCTCGGCAAGCGGCAGAAGGTCCAGATCCGGATCACCGTCGGCGTCGAGGCGCACACGCATGAGTTCATCGCCACCGCCCACGAGGACCAGAAGTTCGGGATCCCGCTGGCCGGGGGGCAGGCTGCTGAAGCCGTGCGGCGGGCGCTGCAGCTCGACGGGCTCGAACTGATCGGCATCCACTCCCACATCGGGTCGCAGATCTTCGACATGTCCGGCTTCGAGGTCGCCGCTCATCGCGTCGTCGGGCTGCTCAAGGACATTCGTGACGAGCACGGGGTCGAGCTGCCCGAGATCGATCTCGGGGGCGGGCTCGGCATCGCCTACACCAGCGACGACGATCCGCGTGAGCCGCACGAGATCGCCAAGTCGCTGACCGAGATCGTCACCCGGGAGTGCGACGCGGCCCGGCTGCGGACCCCCCGGATCTCCGTCGAGCCCGGGCGCGCCATCGTGGGTCCCACCGCCTTCACGCTCTACGAGGTCGGCACGGTCAAGCCGCTCGACGGACTGCGGACCTATGTGTCCGTCGACGGCGGCATGTCCGACAACATCCGGACCGCGCTGTACGACGCCGAGTACAGCGTCGCCCTCGTGTCCCGCACCTCCGACGCCGAGCCCATGCTCGCCCGCGTGGTCGGCAAGCACTGCGAGAGCGGGGACATCGTGGTCAAGGACGCGTTCCTGCCCGCCGACCTGGCGCCGGGGGATCTCATCGCCGTACCGGCCACGGGCGCGTACTGCCGGTCCATGGCCAGCAACTACAACCATGTGCTGCGGCCGCCCGTCGTCGCCGTGAAGGACGGCGACGCCCGGGTGATCGTCCGGCGTGAGACGGAGGAGGACCTCCTGCGTCTCGACGTCGGGTAG
- a CDS encoding response regulator, whose product MGKTRTRWRGRTYSRRVPGASGRVLVVDDNKVIRQLIRVNLELEGLEVVTAADGAECLDMVHQVRPDVVTLDVVMPRLDGLRTAARLRADPRTHHLPLAIISACTQYEVESGLDVGVDAFLAKPFEPAELVRLVKRLIQRSDGHEGEGSEGRRSGGQGGHGDDGDGGDGEGEGDCGGAGGGYADGVSDRLSYGG is encoded by the coding sequence GTGGGGAAAACCCGGACGCGGTGGCGGGGCCGGACCTACTCTCGACGTGTGCCAGGCGCCTCGGGTCGGGTGCTTGTTGTGGACGACAACAAGGTCATCCGGCAGCTGATCAGGGTCAACCTCGAACTGGAAGGGCTTGAGGTCGTGACCGCGGCCGACGGTGCCGAGTGCCTGGACATGGTGCATCAGGTGCGGCCCGACGTCGTGACGCTCGATGTCGTCATGCCCCGGCTGGACGGCCTGCGCACCGCCGCCCGGCTCCGCGCCGATCCCCGTACGCACCATCTGCCCCTCGCCATCATCAGCGCGTGCACCCAGTACGAGGTCGAGAGCGGCCTCGACGTCGGCGTGGACGCCTTCCTCGCCAAGCCTTTCGAGCCGGCCGAACTGGTCCGGCTCGTCAAGCGGCTCATCCAGCGCTCGGACGGGCACGAGGGAGAAGGGAGCGAGGGGCGTCGGAGTGGTGGCCAGGGTGGGCATGGAGATGACGGGGACGGTGGGGACGGGGAGGGAGAAGGGGACTGCGGCGGAGCCGGCGGCGGCTATGCCGATGGTGTTTCCGACCGGCTCTCCTACGGCGGCTAG
- a CDS encoding alpha/beta fold hydrolase, which translates to MTTRATPEGTSRTRYLTRPGGRIAYDVTGTGPLVICAPGMGDVRFVYRRLVPRLVEAGYRVATMDLRGHGESDATFDAYDDPATGEDLLALTGQLDGPAVVVGNSMSAAAAAWAAAEDPGAIAGLVLIGPFVRDVPIGWAALLALRIGLRRPWGPSVWTSYYARLYPGLKPADLADHQAHIRAALARPGAWRAFLATTHTTHTAVEARLAQVQAPTLVVMGEADPDFPDPAAEARLVAGRLNGRTLLVPGAGHYPQAQHPDLVAPEIARFLGEVLPRA; encoded by the coding sequence GTGACAACACGCGCGACGCCCGAAGGCACGTCCCGCACGCGCTACCTGACACGTCCCGGCGGACGGATCGCCTATGACGTCACCGGGACAGGGCCGCTGGTGATCTGCGCGCCGGGGATGGGCGACGTGCGCTTCGTCTACCGCCGCCTCGTGCCGAGGCTGGTCGAGGCGGGCTACCGGGTGGCCACCATGGACCTGCGCGGCCACGGCGAGAGCGACGCGACCTTCGATGCATACGACGACCCGGCCACCGGCGAGGACCTCCTGGCCCTGACCGGACAGCTGGACGGCCCCGCCGTTGTGGTGGGCAACTCGATGAGCGCAGCAGCCGCCGCGTGGGCCGCGGCCGAGGACCCCGGCGCGATCGCCGGCCTGGTGCTCATCGGCCCGTTCGTACGCGATGTCCCGATCGGATGGGCCGCCCTGCTGGCGCTGCGGATCGGCCTGCGCCGGCCCTGGGGCCCGTCGGTCTGGACCAGCTACTACGCCAGGCTCTACCCGGGCCTGAAGCCCGCCGACCTGGCCGACCACCAGGCCCACATCCGCGCCGCCCTGGCCCGTCCCGGCGCGTGGCGCGCCTTCTTGGCCACCACGCACACCACCCACACCGCGGTCGAGGCCCGCCTTGCGCAGGTACAGGCGCCCACCTTGGTCGTCATGGGGGAGGCCGACCCAGACTTTCCCGACCCGGCCGCCGAGGCCCGCCTCGTCGCCGGCCGGCTGAACGGCCGGACGCTCCTGGTCCCGGGCGCGGGACACTACCCGCAGGCCCAACACCCCGACCTGGTCGCTCCCGAGATCGCCCGCTTCCTCGGCGAGGTGCTGCCCCGTGCCTAG
- a CDS encoding homoserine dehydrogenase codes for MMRTRPLKVALLGCGVVGSEVARIMTTHADDLAQRIGAPVELAGVAVRRPSKVREGIPADLVTTDATALVKRGDIDVVVEVIGGIEPARTLITTAFEHGASVVSANKALLAQDGAALHAAAEEHGRDLYYEAAVAGAIPLIRPLRESLAGDKVNRVLGIVNGTTNFILDKMDSTGAGYQEALDEATALGYAEADPTADVEGFDAAAKAAILAGIAFHTRVRLDDVYREGMTEVTAADFRSAKEMGCTIKLLAICERAADGGSVTARVHPAMIPLSHPLASVRGAYNAVFVESDAAGQLMFYGPGAGGSPTASAVLGDLVAVCRNRLNGATGPGESAYAALPVSPMGEVVTRYHISLDVADKPGVLAQVATVFAEHGVSIDTVRQQGKDGEASLVVVTHRASDASLSGTVEALRKLDTVRGVASIMRVEGE; via the coding sequence ATGATGCGTACGCGTCCGCTGAAGGTGGCGCTGCTGGGCTGTGGGGTTGTCGGCTCAGAGGTGGCGCGCATCATGACGACGCACGCCGACGACCTCGCCCAGAGGATCGGCGCCCCGGTGGAGCTCGCCGGGGTCGCCGTACGGCGACCGAGCAAGGTGCGCGAGGGCATTCCCGCGGACCTCGTCACCACCGACGCCACCGCCCTCGTCAAACGGGGGGACATCGATGTGGTGGTCGAGGTCATCGGGGGGATCGAGCCCGCTCGGACCCTCATCACCACCGCCTTCGAGCACGGCGCCTCCGTCGTCTCCGCCAACAAGGCGCTGCTCGCCCAGGACGGCGCCGCCCTGCACGCCGCCGCCGAGGAGCACGGCCGCGACCTGTACTACGAGGCCGCCGTCGCCGGTGCCATCCCGCTGATCCGCCCGCTGCGCGAGTCCCTCGCCGGCGACAAGGTCAACCGGGTGCTGGGGATCGTCAACGGGACGACCAACTTCATCCTCGACAAGATGGACTCCACGGGCGCCGGGTACCAGGAGGCGCTCGACGAGGCCACCGCGCTCGGGTACGCGGAGGCCGACCCGACCGCCGACGTCGAGGGGTTCGACGCCGCCGCCAAGGCCGCCATCCTCGCCGGGATCGCCTTCCACACGCGCGTGCGCCTCGACGACGTCTACCGCGAGGGCATGACCGAGGTCACCGCCGCCGACTTCCGCTCGGCGAAGGAGATGGGCTGCACCATCAAGCTGCTCGCCATCTGTGAGCGGGCGGCGGACGGCGGCTCCGTCACCGCGCGCGTGCACCCCGCCATGATTCCGCTGAGCCATCCGCTCGCCTCCGTGCGCGGCGCGTACAACGCCGTGTTCGTGGAGAGCGACGCCGCCGGCCAGCTCATGTTCTACGGCCCCGGCGCGGGCGGTTCGCCCACCGCCTCCGCCGTGCTCGGCGACCTCGTCGCCGTCTGCCGCAACCGGCTCAACGGCGCAACGGGGCCCGGTGAGTCGGCGTACGCCGCCCTGCCGGTCTCGCCCATGGGCGAGGTCGTCACGCGCTACCACATCAGCCTCGACGTCGCGGACAAACCGGGTGTGCTCGCCCAGGTCGCCACCGTCTTCGCCGAGCACGGCGTGTCGATCGACACGGTGCGCCAGCAGGGCAAGGACGGCGAGGCCTCCCTCGTCGTCGTCACCCACCGGGCGTCCGACGCCTCCCTGTCCGGGACCGTCGAGGCGCTGCGCAAGCTCGACACCGTGCGGGGTGTCGCCAGCATCATGCGGGTTGAAGGAGAGTAA
- the nrtL gene encoding ArgS-related anticodon-binding protein NrtL yields MTPVELSRTVLHAVRRAVDDGELRVTVPERAVVTEPGPGGCGDYATTIALQLARPAGQPPRRVAEILVPRLADADGIREVVVTGPGFLNITLAEQAQADLVTTVVMEIRARGAAYGHGDALAGQVVELRVPYEVRAEVVADAVVRLVAAQGGRATVEHAEPVNLRPVPAPEDPAPLGPDAAQWALLHPAPHDRPRITADHLVQREGNPLFRVRYAHARVRSVSRNAARLGFTAEPGPIAAGPGPVIPGSRPIAAGSGRAASGSGPVAADSGPITADSGPGTAGRGPVVPGSGPLAAGSSSLTPVNSATPTTTPTTAPRTTPVPALLTPLADHPRILAAAATHRAPDRLARHLVTVADAVLAFLPSVLPCGEEKPSAAHRARLALAEAAGTVLAGGLSLLGIDAPEHL; encoded by the coding sequence GTGACCCCCGTCGAGTTGTCCCGCACCGTGCTGCATGCGGTGCGTCGTGCTGTCGATGACGGGGAGCTGCGTGTGACCGTGCCCGAGCGGGCCGTGGTGACCGAGCCGGGGCCCGGGGGGTGTGGGGACTACGCCACCACCATCGCCCTTCAGCTCGCCCGGCCGGCCGGACAGCCGCCGCGGCGGGTCGCCGAGATCCTGGTGCCCCGGCTCGCCGACGCCGACGGCATCCGTGAGGTTGTCGTCACCGGCCCCGGATTCCTCAACATCACCCTCGCCGAGCAGGCACAGGCCGACCTCGTCACCACCGTCGTCATGGAGATCCGTGCCCGCGGCGCCGCCTACGGGCACGGGGACGCCCTCGCCGGGCAGGTCGTCGAACTGCGGGTGCCGTACGAGGTCCGGGCCGAGGTCGTCGCCGACGCCGTCGTACGGCTCGTGGCCGCCCAGGGCGGGCGGGCCACCGTCGAGCACGCCGAGCCCGTCAATCTGCGGCCCGTGCCCGCCCCGGAGGACCCCGCCCCGCTCGGACCCGACGCCGCCCAGTGGGCCCTGCTCCACCCCGCCCCGCACGACCGGCCCCGGATCACCGCCGATCACCTCGTCCAGCGGGAGGGCAATCCGCTGTTCCGGGTGCGGTACGCCCACGCGCGCGTCCGCTCCGTCAGCCGCAACGCCGCTCGCCTGGGCTTCACCGCCGAGCCCGGCCCGATCGCCGCAGGTCCAGGCCCGGTCATTCCTGGTTCCCGTCCGATCGCTGCCGGTTCAGGTCGAGCCGCCTCCGGTTCCGGTCCGGTCGCTGCCGACTCCGGCCCCATCACCGCCGACTCCGGGCCCGGCACCGCCGGCCGCGGTCCGGTCGTCCCCGGTTCCGGTCCGCTCGCTGCCGGCTCCAGCTCGCTCACCCCCGTCAACAGCGCCACCCCCACAACCACCCCCACAACCGCTCCCCGCACCACCCCCGTCCCCGCCCTCCTCACCCCCCTCGCCGACCACCCCCGTATCCTCGCCGCGGCCGCCACCCACCGTGCCCCGGACCGGCTTGCCCGGCATCTCGTCACCGTCGCCGATGCCGTGCTGGCCTTTCTGCCCTCCGTGCTGCCCTGTGGCGAGGAGAAACCCTCGGCCGCCCACCGCGCCCGGCTCGCCCTCGCCGAAGCCGCCGGGACGGTGCTGGCCGGTGGCCTGTCCCTGCTCGGCATCGACGCACCCGAACACCTCTAG
- the thrC gene encoding threonine synthase has protein sequence MTHQWRGIIEEYRDRLPVSDTTPVVTLREGGTPLVPAQVLSERTGCAVHLKVEGANPTGSFKDRGMTMAISKAKEDGAKAVICASTGNTSASAAAYAVRAGMVSAVLVPQGKIALGKMGQALVHGAKILQVDGNFDDCLTLARELSENYPVALVNSVNPVRIEGQKTAAFEIVDMLGDAPDIHVLPVGNAGNITAYWKGYREYAADGIAAKTPRMWGFQASGSAPIVRGEVVKDPSTIATAIRIGNPASWQYALAARDESGGVIDEVTDREILRAYRLLAAQEGVFVEPASAASVAGLLKAAEQGKVDPGQTIVCTVTGNGLKDPDWAVAGAPQPVTVPVDAATAAERLGLA, from the coding sequence ATGACCCACCAGTGGCGCGGAATCATCGAGGAGTACCGGGACCGGCTGCCGGTCTCCGACACCACGCCGGTCGTGACGCTCCGCGAGGGCGGCACGCCGCTCGTGCCCGCGCAGGTGCTCTCCGAGCGCACGGGCTGTGCGGTCCACCTGAAGGTCGAGGGGGCCAACCCCACCGGCTCCTTCAAGGACCGCGGCATGACCATGGCCATCAGCAAGGCCAAGGAGGACGGGGCCAAGGCCGTCATCTGTGCCTCCACGGGCAACACGTCCGCCTCCGCCGCCGCCTACGCGGTGCGCGCGGGCATGGTCTCGGCCGTGCTCGTGCCGCAGGGCAAGATCGCCCTCGGCAAGATGGGCCAGGCCCTCGTGCACGGCGCGAAGATCCTCCAGGTCGACGGCAACTTCGACGACTGCCTCACGCTCGCTCGCGAGCTGAGCGAGAACTACCCGGTGGCGCTGGTCAATTCGGTCAACCCGGTGCGGATCGAGGGTCAGAAGACGGCCGCCTTCGAGATCGTGGACATGCTCGGCGACGCGCCCGACATCCACGTCCTCCCGGTCGGCAACGCGGGCAACATCACGGCCTACTGGAAGGGCTACAGGGAGTACGCCGCCGACGGCATCGCCGCGAAGACCCCTCGAATGTGGGGTTTCCAGGCCTCGGGAAGTGCTCCGATCGTCCGTGGAGAGGTGGTCAAGGATCCCTCGACCATCGCCACCGCCATCCGTATCGGCAACCCGGCTTCGTGGCAGTACGCACTGGCGGCCCGCGACGAGTCCGGCGGTGTCATCGACGAGGTGACGGACCGTGAAATCCTGCGCGCCTACCGGCTGTTGGCCGCACAGGAGGGCGTCTTCGTGGAGCCCGCCTCCGCCGCCTCCGTGGCCGGTCTGCTGAAGGCCGCCGAGCAGGGCAAGGTCGACCCGGGGCAGACCATCGTCTGCACCGTCACCGGAAACGGCCTGAAGGACCCCGACTGGGCCGTCGCCGGAGCCCCGCAGCCGGTCACCGTCCCGGTCGACGCGGCCACCGCCGCCGAGCGCCTCGGCCTCGCGTAG
- a CDS encoding TetR/AcrR family transcriptional regulator: MPRPGLNLEIVVAEAARLADEVGLDHLTLTALAQRFGVATPSLYKHVGGLDDLQRHIATRAVRELGDAMAAASVGRARSDALRAMADAYRDYARAHPGRYAATLHAPGAADTEHITASDALLRTVFAVLHGYDLGDDDLVDATRAIRAMLHGFVALEAAGGFGMPQDIERSYARLIDTLDTVFTAWA; encoded by the coding sequence GTGCCTAGGCCCGGCCTCAATCTGGAGATCGTGGTGGCCGAAGCCGCCCGACTCGCCGACGAGGTCGGCCTGGACCACCTGACCCTGACCGCCCTTGCCCAACGTTTCGGCGTGGCGACACCGAGCCTCTACAAGCACGTGGGGGGCCTCGACGACCTGCAACGCCACATCGCCACGCGCGCCGTACGCGAGCTCGGCGACGCGATGGCCGCCGCCTCCGTCGGCCGGGCCCGAAGCGACGCGCTGCGCGCCATGGCCGATGCCTACCGCGACTACGCCCGCGCCCACCCTGGCCGCTACGCCGCCACTCTGCACGCCCCCGGCGCCGCCGACACCGAGCACATCACGGCCAGCGACGCCCTGCTGCGCACCGTCTTCGCCGTACTCCACGGCTATGACCTCGGCGACGACGACCTGGTCGACGCCACCCGGGCCATCCGGGCCATGCTGCATGGCTTCGTCGCACTAGAGGCGGCGGGCGGCTTCGGGATGCCCCAGGACATCGAACGCTCCTACGCCCGCCTCATCGACACCCTCGACACCGTCTTCACCGCCTGGGCCTGA
- a CDS encoding IS256 family transposase, translating to MTAPDSLPLHALAEDNLAAASPDLLRAMVKTFADALMSAEADALCNAEYGQVSDERVNHRNGYRLREWDTRAGTVELAVPKLRQGSYFPHWLLERRRRAEQALISVVATAYLLGVSTRRVEKLAESLGVTQLSKSQVSAMAKHLDEQVAAFRNRPLDAGPYAFVWVDALTQKVREGGRIINVHALIAVGVNADGHREILGLDVATAEDGAGWLAFLRSLIARGLSGVQLVISDAHMGLVNAIGATLPGASWQRCRTHYARALLSQVPKSAQPWVATLLRTVFEQPDIDAVQSQMRHVLDALEAKFPKAAAHLDAAQGDVLAFTAFPREIWRQIWSNNPQERLNKEIRRRTDVVGIFPDRTALIRLVGAVLAEQNDEWTEARRYMGLDLLAKARLHPIESETDDTVIPTELTA from the coding sequence ATGACCGCACCCGACAGTCTGCCCCTGCACGCCCTCGCGGAGGACAACCTCGCAGCGGCGAGTCCCGATCTGCTGCGCGCGATGGTCAAGACGTTCGCGGACGCGCTCATGTCCGCCGAGGCCGATGCCCTCTGCAATGCTGAATACGGGCAGGTCAGCGACGAGCGAGTCAACCATCGCAACGGGTATCGCCTTCGCGAGTGGGACACCCGCGCGGGCACCGTCGAACTCGCCGTTCCCAAGCTGCGTCAGGGCAGTTACTTCCCGCACTGGCTGCTGGAGCGTCGCCGCCGGGCTGAGCAGGCCCTCATCAGCGTGGTCGCCACCGCCTATCTGCTCGGCGTCTCCACCCGCCGAGTGGAGAAGCTCGCCGAGAGCCTGGGCGTCACCCAGCTGTCGAAGTCCCAGGTCAGCGCCATGGCCAAGCATCTCGACGAACAGGTCGCCGCGTTCCGCAACCGGCCCCTGGACGCCGGCCCCTACGCGTTCGTCTGGGTGGACGCGCTCACGCAGAAGGTTCGCGAGGGCGGCCGCATCATCAACGTCCACGCGCTGATCGCGGTCGGCGTCAACGCCGATGGGCACCGTGAGATTCTCGGCCTGGACGTGGCCACTGCCGAGGACGGCGCCGGCTGGCTGGCCTTCCTGCGCTCCCTGATCGCCCGCGGCCTATCGGGCGTCCAACTGGTCATCTCAGACGCGCACATGGGCCTGGTCAACGCGATCGGGGCCACCCTGCCCGGCGCGAGCTGGCAGCGATGTCGTACTCACTACGCCCGCGCGTTGCTGAGCCAGGTGCCCAAGTCGGCCCAGCCGTGGGTGGCCACGCTGCTGCGGACCGTCTTCGAACAACCCGACATCGATGCAGTCCAGTCCCAGATGCGGCACGTCCTGGACGCATTGGAGGCCAAGTTCCCCAAGGCGGCAGCCCACTTGGACGCCGCTCAGGGCGATGTGCTGGCGTTCACCGCGTTCCCGCGCGAGATCTGGCGGCAGATCTGGTCGAACAATCCGCAGGAACGGCTCAACAAGGAGATCCGCCGCCGCACCGACGTGGTCGGCATCTTCCCCGACCGCACCGCCCTGATCCGCCTGGTCGGCGCGGTGCTGGCCGAGCAGAACGACGAGTGGACCGAAGCCCGCCGCTACATGGGACTCGACCTGCTGGCCAAGGCCCGCCTCCACCCGATCGAGTCAGAAACCGACGACACAGTCATCCCGACGGAACTCACCGCATAG